Proteins encoded in a region of the Streptobacillus felis genome:
- a CDS encoding aldo/keto reductase, protein MNIGKLGFGVYKLTDEEKMKVALQTAVDSGYRLIDTATFYKNEEFIGNFLKTCKIKDELVITTKVWPSDMSYDDTLRSFERSHKLLDGKVDILLTHWPNPEKFIESYRAMERLKNEGAVKEIGVCNFKIHHLEKLKQNCSVKPFFNQVELHPKFSQPELREYLKKEGIQVEAWMPIAKAKYLDDVTLVALAQKYNVTSSQVILNWHIQRGIYAIPKSETPSRIIENFKSQNFVLSEEDLIKIDLMDEGKRFSADPDEFPYDRKI, encoded by the coding sequence ATGAATATAGGGAAGTTAGGATTTGGAGTATACAAATTAACAGATGAAGAAAAAATGAAGGTTGCCTTACAAACAGCTGTAGATTCTGGATATAGGTTGATAGATACAGCAACTTTTTATAAAAATGAGGAATTTATAGGAAATTTTTTAAAAACTTGTAAAATTAAAGATGAACTTGTAATTACAACTAAGGTATGGCCTAGTGATATGAGTTATGATGATACTTTAAGATCTTTTGAGAGAAGTCATAAATTATTAGATGGTAAAGTAGATATATTATTAACTCATTGGCCGAATCCAGAAAAATTTATTGAGTCATACAGGGCTATGGAAAGACTTAAAAATGAAGGTGCAGTAAAAGAAATAGGTGTATGTAACTTTAAAATACATCATTTAGAAAAATTAAAGCAAAATTGCTCTGTTAAACCTTTCTTTAATCAGGTGGAATTACATCCTAAGTTTTCACAACCTGAATTAAGAGAGTATTTAAAGAAAGAAGGTATACAAGTAGAGGCTTGGATGCCTATAGCCAAGGCTAAATACTTAGATGATGTAACACTTGTTGCACTTGCCCAAAAATATAATGTCACGAGTTCACAAGTAATACTTAATTGGCATATACAAAGAGGTATTTATGCCATACCTAAATCAGAGACACCTTCAAGAATTATAGAAAATTTCAAATCACAAAATTTTGTATTATCTGAAGAAGATTTAATAAAAATTGATTTAATGGATGAAGGGAAAAGATTTAGTGCTGATCCTGATGAATTTCCATATGATAGAAAGATTTAG
- a CDS encoding NUDIX hydrolase has translation MDIFIKHGNEKFNYRVCAIILNDNKILAMHDDRSPYFYLPGGRVKLGETAEKAVIREVYEELGITVKIIRPLWLNQSFFTEDVDNLNYHELCIYYLIDISDTSLLKKGDKFKYREGNRIYFFEWLEFERLKNEYFYPLF, from the coding sequence ATGGATATATTTATAAAACATGGTAATGAAAAATTTAATTATAGAGTATGTGCTATAATTCTTAACGATAATAAAATTTTGGCAATGCATGATGACAGATCACCTTATTTTTACTTGCCAGGTGGAAGGGTGAAATTAGGTGAAACAGCAGAAAAAGCTGTAATTAGAGAAGTTTATGAAGAATTAGGCATAACTGTAAAGATCATACGTCCATTATGGCTAAATCAATCTTTTTTTACTGAAGATGTCGATAACTTAAATTATCATGAATTATGTATTTACTATTTAATCGATATTTCAGATACTTCGTTACTAAAAAAAGGAGATAAATTTAAATATAGGGAAGGTAATAGAATATATTTTTTTGAATGGTTAGAATTTGAAAGATTAAAAAATGAGTATTTCTATCCTTTATTTTAA
- a CDS encoding GNAT family N-acetyltransferase: protein MKFNIEKSTDLEDEYISEMLLKHNKENLKLKQKDPYKKFSYVVKENNKVIAGIIGYSVLWKIFYIDTLWVKKEYRNKKIGTNLLNFILNKAKKYGCHIVHLDSFEFQGVEFYLKNGFEIFGILEDSPKGYKEYFLKKVLK, encoded by the coding sequence ATGAAATTTAATATAGAAAAATCAACAGATTTAGAAGATGAATATATTAGTGAAATGTTATTAAAACATAATAAAGAAAATTTGAAATTAAAACAAAAAGATCCTTATAAGAAATTTTCTTATGTAGTTAAGGAAAATAATAAGGTGATAGCAGGAATTATAGGATATTCTGTTTTATGGAAAATTTTTTATATCGATACACTATGGGTAAAAAAAGAATATAGAAATAAAAAAATTGGAACGAATTTATTAAATTTTATACTAAATAAAGCTAAAAAATATGGTTGTCATATAGTGCATTTAGATTCATTTGAATTTCAAGGTGTTGAATTTTATCTTAAGAATGGATTTGAGATATTTGGAATCCTTGAAGATAGTCCAAAAGGATATAAAGAATATTTTTTAAAAAAAGTTCTAAAATAA
- the era gene encoding GTPase Era, translating into MKSGFISIVGRPNVGKSTLINKLIEEKVAIVSDKAGTTRDQIRGIVNKGENQYIFIDTPGIHKPKHLLGEYMTNLAIETLNECDLILFLLDGTKEIGLGDMYVNENIRNSKTPTYVIVNKIDKMSDEDIENKMLDIKEKLGEFDGIITMSSIFGIGTHKIFEVCEKYLSNDIWFYPEDYYTDISVNKIVIETIREKILQKTKDEIPHSVALEIINIESKDDRRRYDINIYVERDSQKGIIIGNGGKLLKEIGIEARREIEALTELKITLKLWVKVSKKWRKNEKMLNELGYDVKKFKRR; encoded by the coding sequence ATGAAATCAGGATTCATATCTATTGTAGGTAGACCTAATGTTGGTAAATCAACATTGATAAATAAGTTAATAGAAGAAAAAGTTGCTATAGTTTCAGATAAAGCTGGTACAACTAGAGATCAAATAAGGGGGATAGTAAATAAAGGAGAAAATCAATATATATTCATAGATACTCCTGGTATACATAAACCTAAACATCTTTTAGGTGAATATATGACTAATCTCGCTATAGAAACTCTTAACGAATGTGACCTTATACTTTTTTTACTTGATGGAACAAAAGAAATAGGTTTAGGTGATATGTATGTTAATGAAAATATTAGAAATTCTAAAACTCCTACCTATGTAATAGTTAATAAGATAGATAAAATGTCAGATGAAGATATAGAAAATAAGATGCTTGATATAAAAGAAAAACTAGGTGAATTTGATGGAATAATTACTATGTCTTCTATATTTGGTATAGGTACTCATAAAATATTTGAAGTTTGTGAAAAATACCTATCAAATGACATATGGTTCTATCCAGAAGATTACTATACTGACATATCTGTTAATAAGATAGTTATAGAAACTATAAGGGAAAAAATACTACAAAAAACTAAAGATGAAATACCTCATTCTGTAGCTCTTGAAATTATAAATATAGAATCAAAAGACGATAGAAGAAGATATGATATTAATATCTATGTTGAAAGGGACAGTCAAAAAGGTATAATTATTGGTAATGGTGGTAAATTATTAAAAGAAATAGGAATAGAAGCTAGACGTGAAATTGAAGCATTAACAGAATTAAAAATAACTCTAAAACTTTGGGTTAAAGTAAGTAAAAAATGGAGAAAAAATGAAAAAATGCTTAATGAATTGGGTTATGATGTAAAAAAATTTAAAAGGAGATAA
- a CDS encoding type II toxin-antitoxin system PemK/MazF family toxin, translated as MIGKMFIALFPYFDIGNKRKGIKERPVLVIGETDDNDCIILPVSTITKKQYYNPEYDIEIDPEKFPKLNLSKLSYIRVHKQAIIYKRALHKEIGNLKEEYNIKYVEIIKKLEGFNKNLVYNS; from the coding sequence ATGATAGGTAAGATGTTTATAGCTTTATTTCCATATTTTGATATAGGGAATAAACGTAAAGGGATAAAAGAGAGACCGGTATTAGTTATAGGGGAGACAGATGATAATGATTGTATAATATTGCCTGTTTCAACTATTACAAAAAAACAGTATTATAACCCTGAGTATGATATAGAAATAGATCCAGAAAAATTTCCTAAATTAAATCTTTCAAAACTTTCATATATTAGAGTTCATAAACAGGCTATAATATATAAAAGGGCCTTACATAAAGAAATAGGTAATTTAAAAGAAGAATATAATATTAAGTATGTAGAGATAATAAAAAAATTAGAAGGCTTTAATAAAAATTTAGTTTATAATAGTTAA
- a CDS encoding ISL3 family transposase, which translates to MQQNNYTTFSIQFKGLELKKSYFSENNTIIAEYDRIDKREMCCGNLPNIHDYRTVTIKHNPYMGYIVRLKVKKQRYKCLICKKIKTSNLDMIKPKCRIADTVFKEFEIQIKKIRTIKEISTSLGISFSRGYIYFESMQIKKSSKENITTVYMDEFKDNSNNEKYQLAIYNQNRELVDILENRKSPKIKEWFKVNDIKPNIFVTDMFMQFRNVINTTFDNPIIVADKYHVLRQSDWMLRDVRIRLFNSDVKYKELKKYWKLLAKSPTSKYSKKQKYRLNKLFELSSELKGIFNFRKKFYYLFKAKNDIKFKKGIESLIVDLDKSKITEAKRLSDTLENWKEEIINAYVYNINNGFVEGYNNKIKVIKRVSFGIKKFKNLEKLIHLRIG; encoded by the coding sequence ATGCAACAAAATAATTATACAACATTTTCAATACAATTTAAAGGGCTAGAATTAAAAAAATCATATTTTTCAGAGAATAATACCATTATTGCTGAATATGACAGGATTGATAAAAGAGAGATGTGTTGTGGTAATCTACCTAATATACATGATTATAGAACAGTTACAATTAAACATAATCCATATATGGGTTATATAGTTCGTCTAAAAGTAAAAAAACAAAGATATAAGTGTTTAATATGTAAAAAGATTAAAACATCAAATTTAGATATGATTAAACCTAAATGTAGAATAGCTGATACAGTATTTAAAGAATTTGAAATTCAAATAAAAAAGATAAGAACAATAAAAGAGATTTCTACAAGCTTGGGTATATCATTTTCTAGAGGATATATTTACTTTGAGAGTATGCAAATAAAAAAGAGCTCAAAGGAAAATATTACAACAGTATATATGGATGAATTTAAGGATAATTCTAATAATGAAAAATATCAATTAGCAATATATAATCAAAATAGAGAGTTAGTTGATATTTTAGAAAATAGAAAATCACCTAAAATCAAAGAATGGTTTAAGGTTAATGATATAAAACCTAATATATTTGTTACAGATATGTTTATGCAATTTAGAAATGTAATCAATACTACATTTGATAATCCAATAATAGTTGCAGATAAATATCATGTATTAAGACAATCTGATTGGATGTTAAGAGATGTAAGAATAAGGCTTTTTAATTCGGATGTTAAATATAAAGAATTAAAAAAATATTGGAAGCTATTAGCTAAATCACCAACTTCAAAGTATTCTAAGAAACAAAAATATAGATTAAATAAATTATTTGAATTATCTAGTGAGTTAAAGGGGATCTTTAATTTTAGAAAGAAATTTTATTACTTATTTAAAGCTAAAAATGATATTAAATTTAAAAAGGGAATAGAAAGTTTAATTGTTGACCTTGATAAATCTAAAATTACTGAGGCTAAAAGATTATCTGATACTTTGGAAAATTGGAAAGAGGAAATAATAAATGCTTATGTGTACAATATAAATAATGGATTTGTAGAAGGATATAACAATAAAATAAAAGTTATTAAAAGGGTTAGTTTTGGTATTAAGAAATTTAAAAATTTAGAAAAGCTTATCCATTTAAGGATAGGTTAG
- a CDS encoding MerR family transcriptional regulator, whose protein sequence is MYLIKKISEISGVSVRTLHYYDEIGLLSPEKYENGYRYYSEDDISKLQIILFYKYLGFSLKDIKRMVKENESEILTNLKKQLSLMKKEKKKLVTLIKTLENTIDAQERKINMDLKEKFKGFTKEDNEKYRKETIEKYGKKVVDDSEKRQKGQEQEVIDKFNNIFFSFSENLLKGLATNSEENIELARKLHEQICKYGFDCKIDIFSKIGYGYVYNEEFKNNLDKFGNGVAQYVCDSIQNYVEIENKR, encoded by the coding sequence ATGTATTTAATAAAAAAGATTAGTGAAATAAGTGGTGTATCTGTGCGCACTTTACATTACTATGATGAGATAGGATTGCTTTCTCCCGAAAAGTATGAAAATGGATATAGATATTATTCAGAAGATGATATATCAAAACTTCAAATAATATTATTCTATAAATATTTAGGATTTTCATTAAAAGATATAAAGAGAATGGTAAAAGAGAATGAATCAGAAATATTAACTAATTTAAAAAAACAATTAAGCTTAATGAAAAAAGAAAAAAAGAAACTAGTAACCTTAATAAAAACATTAGAAAATACAATTGATGCTCAAGAAAGGAAAATTAATATGGATTTAAAAGAAAAATTTAAAGGTTTTACGAAAGAGGATAATGAGAAATATAGAAAAGAAACCATAGAAAAATATGGAAAAAAAGTTGTAGATGACTCTGAAAAGAGACAAAAAGGGCAGGAACAAGAAGTTATTGATAAATTTAATAACATTTTCTTCAGTTTTTCAGAAAATTTATTAAAAGGATTGGCTACGAATTCAGAAGAAAATATAGAACTAGCAAGAAAATTACATGAACAAATATGTAAATATGGATTTGATTGTAAAATAGATATATTTTCTAAAATTGGATATGGATATGTATATAATGAAGAATTTAAAAATAATTTAGATAAATTTGGAAATGGTGTTGCACAATATGTTTGTGATTCTATTCAAAATTATGTAGAAATAGAAAATAAAAGGTAA
- a CDS encoding hydroxymethylglutaryl-CoA reductase, degradative, with product MWKDSYKKSRKDRIKLLKENGNIGVENFNNLMDSKVLTNEIADKFIENQIGIYGIPLGIATNFLINNKEYVIPFAIEEPSVIAAACNAAKIIKANGGFSAKIDERLIIGQIAIYDILDFEKAKNDILKEKTQLLEIANNSQPNIVNLGGGARDIKIEKKGEFLIIYLYVDAKDAMGANTVNTMLETIAPIIIEICRGVKLMSIISNYSTSCMVKAECSIEIEESVGKRIEKAIEFANVDTYRAVTNNKGIFNGIDAIALATGNDWRAIEAGLHAYASKDGRYKSLTTWKYIDGRLHGSIEIPLAIASFGGSVNLHPTSKISLEILGNPTAKELAEITACVGLAQNFAALKALVTVGIQKGHMKLQLKSFGVYLGLSNEKIKKLEKLFENETHITLDKVNEKIKDID from the coding sequence ATGTGGAAAGATAGCTATAAAAAAAGTAGGAAAGATAGGATTAAATTATTAAAAGAAAATGGTAATATTGGTGTTGAAAACTTTAATAATTTAATGGATAGTAAAGTATTAACTAATGAAATAGCAGATAAATTTATAGAAAATCAAATAGGTATATATGGAATACCTTTAGGTATAGCGACTAACTTCTTAATAAATAATAAGGAATATGTAATACCTTTTGCTATAGAAGAACCATCTGTAATTGCAGCAGCTTGTAATGCAGCTAAAATAATAAAGGCAAATGGTGGATTTAGTGCAAAAATAGATGAAAGATTGATTATAGGGCAAATAGCAATATATGATATTTTAGATTTTGAAAAGGCTAAGAATGACATACTAAAAGAAAAGACACAATTACTTGAAATTGCTAATAATTCTCAGCCTAACATAGTTAATTTAGGTGGAGGAGCAAGGGATATAAAGATAGAGAAAAAAGGAGAATTTTTAATTATTTATCTTTATGTAGATGCCAAGGATGCAATGGGAGCAAATACTGTAAATACTATGCTTGAAACTATAGCACCTATTATCATAGAAATATGTAGAGGAGTAAAACTTATGAGTATAATATCTAATTACTCTACTTCATGTATGGTAAAAGCTGAATGTTCTATAGAAATTGAAGAATCAGTAGGTAAAAGAATAGAAAAGGCTATAGAGTTTGCAAATGTAGATACATATAGAGCTGTAACTAATAATAAAGGGATATTTAATGGTATAGATGCCATAGCCTTAGCTACAGGTAATGATTGGAGGGCAATAGAGGCAGGATTACATGCCTATGCTTCAAAAGATGGAAGATATAAAAGTTTAACTACGTGGAAATACATAGATGGTAGATTACATGGTAGTATAGAAATACCTTTAGCTATAGCAAGTTTTGGAGGTTCAGTAAATTTACATCCTACAAGTAAAATTTCACTTGAGATATTAGGGAATCCTACTGCTAAAGAACTTGCTGAAATTACAGCTTGCGTAGGTCTTGCACAAAATTTTGCAGCACTTAAAGCATTGGTTACTGTAGGTATACAAAAAGGTCACATGAAATTACAACTTAAATCTTTCGGTGTTTATTTAGGTTTAAGTAATGAAAAAATAAAAAAATTAGAAAAATTATTTGAAAATGAAACTCATATTACATTAGACAAGGTTAATGAAAAAATTAAAGATATAGATTAG
- a CDS encoding metallophosphoesterase, with translation MKKFLFSILLVLGLFSFTKEVKIVLLETSDIHGRLFSYEYAIDEQKADNGLTRISTLVKQQRAENKNVILIDNGDLLQDNAAELFNDEEVHPLMRVLNDLKYDVFVLGNHEFNFEKAFLERNIKGFNGDVLASNVIKISDNKPYVNSYVIKEVDGVKVAIVGYLVPHIPTWEAATPEHFEGLKFLNPEEALTNTLKEIEGKYDVLVGSFHLGRTDEKGGDGVLDIAKKFPEFDIIFAGHEHAVYNTSVGNVKIIEPGSYGTYLAKGTIIFDTENKTKNVTLENLSTKNVPEDKEILEKYSYVHEKSIAYSNEIVGKVTKTFIDRPDFITGEAKITTMPTATLMETPVIRLINTVQKHYAKADISSAALFNFGSNLTEGDFKRKDVAFI, from the coding sequence ATGAAAAAATTCTTATTTTCAATACTATTAGTACTTGGACTATTTTCATTTACTAAAGAAGTTAAAATCGTTTTATTAGAAACATCCGATATTCATGGAAGATTATTTTCTTATGAATATGCTATAGATGAACAAAAAGCTGATAATGGTTTAACAAGAATTTCTACCTTAGTTAAACAACAAAGAGCAGAAAATAAAAATGTTATCTTAATAGATAACGGTGATCTTTTACAAGATAACGCTGCTGAATTATTCAATGATGAAGAAGTACATCCATTAATGAGAGTATTAAATGACTTAAAATATGATGTATTTGTCTTAGGAAATCATGAATTTAATTTTGAAAAAGCATTTTTAGAAAGAAATATAAAAGGGTTTAATGGTGATGTATTGGCATCTAATGTTATTAAAATATCTGATAACAAACCATATGTAAATTCATATGTAATCAAAGAAGTTGATGGTGTTAAAGTTGCTATAGTTGGTTACTTAGTACCTCATATACCTACATGGGAAGCTGCTACTCCTGAACATTTTGAAGGATTAAAATTCTTAAATCCAGAAGAAGCATTAACTAATACTTTAAAAGAAATAGAAGGTAAATACGATGTATTAGTAGGTTCTTTCCACTTAGGAAGAACTGATGAAAAAGGTGGAGATGGTGTTTTAGATATAGCTAAAAAATTCCCTGAATTTGATATTATATTTGCAGGTCACGAACATGCTGTATATAACACTAGTGTAGGTAATGTAAAAATTATAGAACCAGGAAGTTATGGAACTTATCTTGCTAAAGGTACAATAATATTTGATACTGAAAATAAGACAAAAAATGTAACTTTAGAAAACTTATCTACTAAAAATGTTCCTGAAGATAAAGAGATTTTAGAAAAATATTCATATGTACACGAAAAATCCATTGCTTATTCTAACGAAATAGTAGGTAAAGTTACTAAAACTTTCATAGATAGACCTGACTTTATTACAGGAGAAGCAAAAATAACTACTATGCCTACAGCTACTTTAATGGAAACTCCTGTTATACGGTTAATTAATACTGTTCAAAAACACTATGCGAAAGCAGATATTTCAAGTGCTGCATTATTTAATTTTGGTTCTAACCTAACTGAAGGTGACTTCAAAAGAAAAGATGTTGCATTTATATAA
- a CDS encoding ADP-ribosylglycohydrolase family protein, whose translation MLGAIIGDIVGSPYEFDQNNIKTKDFKLFSDRSFFTDDTVMSIAVADGLIAGYGNEELTEKELIKSLKKWGKFYPDSGYGIKFNNWLFSDETNPYNSYGNGSAMRVSSCAWIYNNLRDVEKYAEITAKITHNHPEGIKGAKSVASAIFLARMGATKEYIREYITETYGYVFRKCDEIRPNYMHVESCQETVPEAFSAFFEGESFEDVLRLSISLGGDSDTLAAISCSIAEAYYGIDENISSLAFTYLDETIVDFLTYYYEALSGLRAEKISMMNKILEYLPYFDKKEIVRWLPTNNRKTPEFYANYGQKVNDLIKLMNNHNFVDFGYQKTIKRLKISSFKDAIPNANMLGVRAMLTSIIRRERFGVGTISRAIADGLVSDLLRRYQEIVNNINI comes from the coding sequence ATGCTTGGAGCAATAATAGGTGATATAGTCGGATCACCATATGAATTTGATCAAAATAATATAAAGACTAAAGATTTTAAACTATTTTCAGATAGATCATTTTTCACTGATGATACAGTTATGTCAATAGCTGTTGCTGATGGATTAATAGCAGGATATGGAAATGAAGAATTAACAGAGAAAGAGTTAATAAAATCTTTAAAAAAATGGGGAAAATTTTATCCTGACTCAGGATATGGAATAAAATTTAACAACTGGTTATTTAGCGATGAAACTAATCCATATAATTCATATGGGAATGGTTCTGCAATGAGAGTTTCTTCTTGTGCTTGGATATATAATAACTTAAGAGATGTAGAAAAATATGCAGAAATTACTGCAAAAATTACACATAACCATCCTGAGGGTATTAAAGGGGCAAAATCAGTTGCATCTGCAATTTTTCTTGCAAGAATGGGTGCAACTAAGGAATATATTAGAGAATATATTACTGAAACTTATGGATATGTTTTTAGAAAATGTGATGAAATACGTCCAAATTACATGCATGTAGAAAGTTGTCAAGAAACTGTACCAGAGGCATTTTCTGCATTTTTTGAAGGAGAAAGTTTTGAAGATGTTTTAAGACTTTCAATTTCTTTAGGTGGGGATAGTGATACTTTAGCTGCTATTTCATGTTCTATTGCAGAGGCATATTATGGTATAGATGAAAATATATCTAGTCTAGCTTTTACATATCTTGATGAAACTATTGTTGATTTTCTAACTTACTATTATGAAGCACTTTCAGGACTTAGAGCTGAAAAAATATCTATGATGAATAAAATTTTAGAATATCTACCTTATTTTGATAAAAAAGAAATAGTAAGATGGTTACCTACAAATAATAGAAAAACTCCAGAATTCTATGCAAATTATGGACAAAAGGTAAACGATTTAATAAAACTTATGAATAATCATAACTTTGTAGATTTTGGATATCAAAAGACTATAAAACGGCTTAAAATATCTTCATTTAAAGATGCAATACCTAATGCTAATATGCTTGGTGTAAGAGCTATGCTTACAAGTATTATTAGACGTGAAAGATTTGGTGTTGGAACTATAAGCAGGGCTATAGCAGACGGTTTAGTGTCTGATCTTTTAAGAAGATATCAAGAGATAGTAAATAATATTAATATATAG
- a CDS encoding Panacea domain-containing protein has product MEKIIEVARYIKVKFEEIYGKEIDEIRLQKLVYFSQRESILYTGKVLFLDAMKAWRYGPVSIKVRKEYRNMVRKKVNIKTFNKYLINNVIQKYGHYSAGRLINLTHREKAWKYSRKNLSKDDRGFQNIHISLIFDEKERVYDTYWDMYCDEFKDFIGDIYDR; this is encoded by the coding sequence ATGGAAAAAATAATTGAGGTTGCTAGATATATTAAAGTAAAATTTGAAGAAATATATGGCAAAGAAATTGATGAAATTAGATTACAAAAGTTAGTATATTTTTCTCAGAGAGAATCTATACTCTATACAGGGAAGGTACTTTTTTTAGATGCTATGAAGGCATGGAGGTATGGGCCTGTATCTATTAAGGTAAGAAAAGAATATAGGAATATGGTAAGAAAAAAAGTAAACATTAAGACCTTTAATAAATATTTAATTAATAATGTTATACAAAAATATGGGCACTATTCAGCAGGTAGATTAATTAATCTTACGCATAGGGAAAAAGCCTGGAAATATTCTAGGAAAAATTTATCTAAGGATGATAGAGGTTTTCAAAATATACATATAAGCTTAATTTTTGATGAAAAAGAAAGGGTTTATGATACTTATTGGGATATGTATTGTGATGAATTTAAAGATTTTATTGGTGATATATATGATAGGTAA
- a CDS encoding prohibitin family protein has translation MNNINNFKIGNKSIITIFIAIASILLVVSSCYTVNTGEVAIISTFGKVNKIDGEGLNFKIPFIQSKDMLEIREKIYDFTKENGEDLSLNVSTKDIQTVNIELNVQASISNPEKLYKAFRGNHESRFIRPRVREIVQATISKYTIEEFVSKRTEISRLIFEDLKDDFETYGLNVSNISIVNHDFSDEYERAIEQKKVAEQAVEKAKAEQEKLSVEAENRVKLAEYNLKEKELQAKANAIESNSLSKQLLQKMAIEKWNGELPKVQDGSSSILINDVLR, from the coding sequence ATGAATAATATTAATAACTTTAAAATAGGAAATAAGAGTATAATTACAATATTTATAGCCATAGCATCTATCTTATTGGTTGTTTCTAGTTGCTATACTGTTAATACGGGGGAGGTAGCTATAATTTCAACTTTTGGTAAGGTAAATAAGATAGATGGTGAAGGTCTAAATTTTAAAATACCATTTATACAATCAAAGGATATGTTAGAAATTAGAGAAAAAATTTATGATTTCACTAAAGAAAATGGAGAAGATCTATCTTTAAATGTATCTACAAAAGATATACAAACTGTAAATATAGAATTAAATGTACAAGCTAGTATTTCAAATCCTGAAAAACTATATAAAGCATTTCGTGGTAATCATGAATCAAGATTTATTAGACCTAGGGTAAGAGAAATAGTACAGGCTACAATTTCTAAATATACTATAGAGGAGTTTGTTTCAAAAAGAACTGAAATTTCTAGATTAATTTTTGAAGATTTAAAAGATGATTTTGAAACTTATGGATTAAATGTTTCAAATATATCCATAGTCAATCATGATTTTTCAGATGAATATGAAAGAGCTATAGAACAGAAAAAAGTTGCAGAACAGGCTGTAGAAAAGGCTAAAGCTGAACAAGAAAAATTATCAGTAGAAGCTGAAAATAGAGTTAAACTTGCAGAATATAATTTAAAGGAAAAAGAATTACAAGCTAAAGCCAATGCTATAGAAAGTAATTCATTAAGTAAACAATTACTACAAAAAATGGCTATAGAAAAATGGAATGGAGAATTACCTAAAGTTCAAGATGGTTCTTCTTCAATACTTATTAATGATGTATTAAGATAA